From Malaya genurostris strain Urasoe2022 chromosome 2, Malgen_1.1, whole genome shotgun sequence:
CCAAAGCCAGTATTAAAAAGCTGAATGcaattactgaaaattttaataataactTCCACTGTTCTcctgtaaaactagtccaacgaagCTCCGACTCCTTGCATTAGAAaaagctcaacaatggacctctgtctgtcgAGTTTGTTGAACAAACTACCATACCAAGTTATagcaaaaattaaacaaatgctCTGCGTTCCCGGAAAATATCAACCAGCTGTCAGATATTCCAGTGAGCGAATAGAATTCGTAAGATGGAGTGCAGTCATACGCAAATTGTTTCATTTCACAGTGTAGctctcaaaatattttttgcacaGCCCTGATGGTAATATGTTTTCATCATAATCGTTGTACTAAAACGTAAACGTTTAGAACTTATAGAACACACAGTACGCAGTCCTTCTGCTATTGGCTGCGAACATATATCTCATTCTCATTCTCTCACAAAGTTACCGAACGGCAGCAAGAGCGGACGTGTTTGGTACGTTTCTTTCGTCGTGTTGGGATTTATTTCTGAAGATTCATCATCAGTTTGAAGAAAGGTTAGCAGCTGAAAAAAACGTGCGTAGGAAGTGTAAAACTTCCCCAAAAGGAAGTTTTATACATTTTTTAGAAGTGCACTGTGTTGCATTTCGAGAAGAGCAaaaatttcagttcaattagCTTTAATACAGTATCATAAGTTGCGACGAAGTTATCTGCAAAGGTAAGGAATTCAACTTCAGAACGCAAATTCACTGTTAAGTAACAAAATGCCGAacgcacacttcatttccaagAATAGATTTCGATGAGTGACAGCGTTCTGCTAGGTGACGAAGGTGTTCTCGGCTTGTTCAGCAATGCTTACCTAGTTTTGCGTGTTATTTCTATTTTTCAGACACCGCCATCTTTGATAGTGGGCAAGAAGTGCATCATCTTTAGCTTGAATTTGAACAAAAGCCAGCAACAGGAAGCGCCATGAATACGGGCAGCAAAATTGCCTTCAACAGTTCGACCGGTGTTTCGCTGAATGACCGCTTCACCGTTATGTCTAAGGTTACGCCGGCTGACAAAAACTACGCTACCTTCGGTAGACTGAATAACGGTATGTCAACGGGAATCCTTCGCCGCAAGCGCTCCAACTCGGTGGATTCACTCAACACTAAAGGCTCCCTAGCCAATCGACAGCTACTGCGACAACTGGACCGGCTTCATACGGGACAGAATTCGGCGTTTCGTCACAAAAATGTAAGCATGATGTTTTCAAGTTGatttcggtatgaattttaatttttgttttcgaacaGAGAAACATTCGCTCCGGTCGGAATCGTTTAAACCGCAGCAATTTCGCTACGCGAGTTAATTTGCGTCGTGCAGCCGGAAATACACTTTCATTGGTGGGAGGCTCACTGCACCTGCAGCGTTCCAACAGCCTCTCGGATATAGCCACGTAAGTAACTCACCACTAGCAAGTTAGCATTAGGGTTTTATTTTGCAGAACGACTTCACCCTCGACGTTTGAGTGGGAAACATTCACTTTCGTTGAAGACGACGGTTGTGCTTTCGTCGCTGCGATGGTGATTTGTAGTAATAACAAGTTAACATTTTGATGAACTATTTAACTCATAAATTGGGACTCGATGGGCATCGCGTGATTTGCAGTCGTCGCGGTGATTGAAGTAGGGTAATGTGGgaaggttttcgttttcttcggGGCTGAGTGAAGAATTGTTGCATGAGAAAACATTTTGCTTTGACTACCCTCGATATGGGACCTAGTTTCGGGCTTGATTCTTTTTTATAGCTAGATACCAGCCTAAGTTGTTCTACTTGTTTTATAGGTTTTTCGTAACATGAGTTTGGAATAATTCGACAGCTTAGAATGCAAACCAATGCCAAAAGGGTTCGTTTTTTCGGCTAACGTGTGTGTTAAGAAGTGTGATTTGGAATTCGAACTTATTCTCAATAACTCAAAATGTGTAACCAATTTTTGAGAACATGTTCTCCAAACCCGATTGGTTTCATCAacaactgattggtttattttgaaAGTAGTTCAATTCCGTATTCTGTCATTACTTTTCAAACGATAGCTAATATGGGGTGTTTGGCGGATTCATGATATTGGATCGAGGATGGAACACTTGCAATCGTTCTCTTAGATTTCATTCGGATGTGTTCCATAATTCCATGCTAAGTACACGGAACATACATATGTGGCCTCAATTGCCAATACCCGGGTGGTATTTACAAGTATTTTCTCTAGAGAGTAATTCGATAATGACGGGATGTGATACTTTTCATTGACGGCATAAACAACGATCATCGATGCGTGAGCTTTGCTTCCCGAGAAATAGTAGTCTGAAGCACATTCaacccccgcaaagatatccacaaagccacctgtaGATCACCTGACTAATAGACGGAAAaccgaatcgaccacgttctcatcgatgaGCGATTCTTATTTGACATCATCAACGTCCGAACCTACCGCAGTGCAGACATAGAAtcggaccactaccttgtcgcggtttgtatgcgttcAAAACTATCGACAGAACACTCGTCGCGACGGACGCCGAAATTTAATTTGGAGCAACTACGTAGCGTACGTACTGTCGTGGAATATATAGCAGTGAGAGTCCGACGGAAACCCTTGAAGATAGTTGGATGAATTGAGGATCTATCTACTCCGGTGATTGACAAATAATTACAACCGGGGTAAAAAAACGGTACTCAATCTATTCTAAGATATGCCATACGGAGCATTGCAGAAAATGTTTTAGCTGAGGCTTGTTggagacaaaatctggacagattaaatttggactaaaacaaatttgctgtttgTTCAATCCTAGATGCATTTCTTAAAACTAATtgagaacgagatccacttcaaaatatacattattttaaaaatcggctaattctttACTCGAGCCGATAGGATTTGTGCagatttagctgcttttgttcaaaatttccaaACTTTTTCTATAGCTGTAGCttgttgtatatattgagagaTTTCTCTCTTGGCGAGAGTCCAATACCACTCGATAAATCGAAAATCTGGTCAGCTGGATGGATCCGCCTTTTCCAATACAACATGGACTTTATTCACTTTATACCACCACAAAACATCTTtgacgtagtgacaagatgccgaaTCAGGCCACAATAGCGAGGCAACATTATGGCTGCGTAGGAATGACAGCAATCGCTACTTTCGGAATTATTCACGCTATATTTctttgtttaccgttccggtagtgataaAGCTTGACTTGCTCgaatataaagcttgcttcatttagaattggaacaaacttttgctcatattgtggcgcttctggtggacggatttggaagttcttggcgcccacgtgtcgggaatttggtcagcttcacgtataatttttgacattccgcaaatcgactgtactttgtaaacaatcaacatggaagtcgaaagaagggaaaaaattgtgcacagttatttggaaaatccattgtggtctgcatctaggctagctaaacagctgaaattgcccagaaatacagtatggcgcgttatcaaacgatataaggaaacattgacgacgattcggaagcctcaagccaatcgtcggagtggaactgtcgaccggaaactgcgtggtaagattttgaagacgattaagaggaatcctaatctgtcggaccgtgatttggccagaaaattcggtgctgcccatagtaccgtgatgagaactcgactccgggaaggaatcaagtcgtatcgagataGCAAACAgctaaatcggaccataaaacagaatagtgtggtcaaaattcgtgctcggaaactatatgaccaggtgctaaacaagttcgacgggtgtcttctgacggattatgaaacctatgtcaagtctgacttcgggcaaatcccaggtcaaaaattttacttgacaaCGACTCGGGGGGATgtaccagccaaatttaaatttgtttttgccgaaaaatttgcaagaaaatttttgatttggtaGGGCATTcgtagctgtggcaaaaaaaaaacgaaagttttcgttacaaataagacaatgccatcggaactataccaaaaagagtgtctccaaaaacgaattttgccgttcattcgatcccacgaccattccGTAATGTTTTGACCAGATTTGGCTAACTGTCATTACagtaaagtcgttcaagaatggtatgcagagaatggGGTcctgtttgttccgaaaaaccttaacccacccaactaccCCAGTTCCgttctattgagaaatactgggcaatcatgaagaggagactcaaggcaaagggaaaggttgtcaaagacatcaatcagatgacgacctggtggaataagataggtaAAACGatagacgaagaaggtgtgcgccactTAATGAGCCGtgctacaggaaaaattcgagaattccttcgaaatcgtgacgaataatttcatccgtatttttgcttaaaagtatgaagaaaacgctttagctgcatattgcctatcgaaccataattttttttgggaaacttgGCCACTTTTTTCGTCCTGAAATGCTCTCCTACAccgttgcatggcagtataaaaaCACTTTCTGGGAAGCTACTTAAACTCTTCCatcacataagtttcatcgtccattatcgcgatacaacttgcgagCTCGGGTTTTATCCgtcacttttttttatcaatacggtTTGATACGGATTTCACCTTGAAAAACTTCATACCTACGTACCGAAAGATTTGGTCTTTTCTGCAATGTTTGCTTAACCTTTGCAtccttctggtggttcctaagatccgtttttgttccgctCCTAACCTTTTTGGCTATTGTCAAACGAGTATCGAAAATTTTAATTGCTTGCAGGaagttttcttactgacagatccggattttTATTGCAACCGCACAGAATTGCATTtcgcacttgctcttctttcggCGCCATCTTCGATCGAAAAAATACAGACatcagtctgcgaaatatttTACGCGGTTGTAAAGTTTTTCCAGAGATTTTGTCAGACTAACAAAAAGGATACTCGAGTATGTATCAAAACTGCACGAGTGCGAACGAGGAATGTTCGAAGGCAAATGCGGAGCAGAGTTAATAGCATAGCCGCAAACAGCGGTCATTTGTTAGGTGAGTTACACAAATTCTAAGATTCACTAGAGCAATATGCAGGGCCACACTGTAGAACACCAGCTACAATGCATGCCATCAGAATTCACTTAacgattaattaatttttgttggtttgacgtaaagtcgccataaacTAATTTCAGTGTTGCAATGATTGAGtggaataaaaaaattaccataacgtaaattgaaaaagttaaataaatgcAAAACATAAAAGAtgattatctttacgtttcgtcttagactcgtcagtgcagagcagttcaaactgaactgcttactgcgaacttaaacagttcaatttgaaccgctaagtagacgtaatgttattgctatttgcaacacacttgtaataagcaccgaagtgctaagtctttcctgacgtgccgaacgaaaagatGATATTTTGATATCATACGTGCTCCTTGGCAGGACTCAAACCTACGTTCTTCATGCAAATGCTAAGCTTAATAATTGCCGCTGGAGAAAGGCTGTTTCTTCTAAGTTGCGTTTCTTCTAAGTAGATCTTGCCATCTTCAGCAAACGATAGGTGATGATCTTTCAGAGCAGAATTGATATaattgaagtacagtaaaaatattaacgatCCGAGATGACTTCCCTGTGGTATTCCGCATGATGCAAAGAACTTCAGAAATGTGATTGCCAATTTGAACTTCTAATCGACGATTCCTGAAAAAACTGAGGGTTTAGAATCAAAGGGTGTTTTTTTAAGAGCAtgctgatttaaaataaaatagaacATGTCAAATTATGATTTCAATTGgtcattttttatttggtagataGTTTCTCGGCATTCAACACTtcacttagcgtacagaatcattgcattgctagtactacgatcctactgacactatgaatccataACTTCACGCATCCCACAAAAATAATCGAGTGGTGTCAAATCACACCAAAGCGGAGGCCAATTCACCGACCCATTATTAGTAAaaatgttgtcgttgaaatgttcttcagataagttgattttttcggtcgcagtatgacaagtggcaccatcctgttgaatctacatttcgtccacattcatatcttgaagatttggcaccagaaattcattgatcatggttctgtatcgatttccattcacgggGTTACGCGTcgtcctttctcattttcaaagaaataaggaccgatgattccTCCAGTCCATAGACCGCACCAAGcagtacatttatcgatgtgtgGATTATCTTAAATACAGCAattttgacgtatccattcaaccaaaaatgcgcCTCATCAGTGGAGAAAATTTtgcgataaaaaagtggatcttcaacCAATAAAGCAACCCATTACTGAATTCGCGGCGCCTACAATGGTCGTGAGGCTCTCATTATTGCATCAatttaattttgtatgacaccaAAAGATAGTATTTCCCATAAAATCGATGGACTAAGTCCAACTTCTTGCACACGATGACGAATCGATAATTTGTCGCCTTTTTCGACACTGGCAATATTTTCAGGGTgttaagtgaccgggaaaaagtcggcaATTTTagtggaaaaccgggaaaatatATTACTACAATTTAAATAGCGTATGTTCATACGACAATCTGTTGTACccatggccgaagccctggTCATGACTATATTGTGTTAGGTTCGCTGTGCCATTATccagtttataattttcccgccgAACTGATATTTCCACTTTCCCTTCCGGAAGAAACGAAGAAAACTCTATTCCAAATGCTTTGAAATTGCAGGCATAGATTGTAGTTGTTTTTTACAGTGCCAAGTTTCTATTTTAGGGATTATGGTTTCTTAtttcggtactaacatgtgattagggcatatcgtgcgatatgccctttttaaaagttacgaaaaataatgtTCATTACTCAAgctttaaacatgaaattcaagcatattgcgcacaattttgtagattgggcttctatctacgagattatatcgattattgtgtTAATCAATGTTGTAGAGccgagcaatgagcattatattttgtaacattcgcaaaggcctatcgtgcgatatgccctaatcacatttTACTACCGATTTAATCATTttccttattgatttaatttcaattatatgtataccaaaaaaataataaaaacggtcatGTGCGCTCGGAAGAAATAGGTTACGTGTATCCAAAATCCCAAGATGACTAGAAAAAGGCTCTATACTATTTATACATCGAGATGCCCCAAAAGTACTTCAATCCTCAATTAGTGAGcctacgcttgcaaagagtcttgctccttaaggtcctataaaaactgcttggtttttaatcagatccgactttcggttcaagAGATACAGTGTGAATagtgtaaaaaatttaaataaatttattggGTTCAttgggttcacagattttgagagtcgatgaccaaataaacttatttcagttttaccgttaTTCGATTTTCGATCTCGAAAGGTACCCAAAAACTTtatgtggaacgcactacgatttctctaagatggcaacactgattttcaaaaatttcgaatttaacgAAATGATTAACAATAtattaggcgaatttaactgacttcggctacaccgatttccgaactCCATGCTCGAAAGTATCTGGAATAGAGAAGCAGAAaaaaggccaaaacgaatttaataaacagaaattcaaattaaaataaacttcccatacaaaattggtgaattttatccgatgccgacttccaattttgaaattacagggtgatgagtttttaaaattcaaaccgtcataaaagatgacgataccaaattTGGActtgaaactatttcaatttattcgtcatactaattcatggacatacgaactatttttggttatacactgaggtctttttttatgcggttttttttatgcgactgtttttatgcgaattttcagagttatgcggttttttttatgcggttttttttatgcggtacgtaaattcgcataaaaaaagacttcagtgtactggtctctgaataccgttcctggaagtaccataaataatgacaaacacTTTCaagaggaactcacttctacatctcatgaaatgcttaatcgattgtcacacgtttagattgataggaataattttaaggtttcatacaatttccatCTTCGATTCGTTTTGCTGTTCCAAAATTAATAGGtgatgagtgattgaaatttcaaactgtcatttaaacGGGTCGTGAaaacaatttcatgaaaactaaaaacaccgaGGAAATCAcacgcaaaaaacacatgcggattgataaaaaaagatatcattccgctgctaggtggattaagcacgttttttttcgttcaactccACGGGTCTAGATGACTTTTTGTATATTTCCTCACAAGGTTTGCATGCGCAAGACTTGCACTCTATTCAGGAAACAGTAATAATGTCTTCCACTGCTCGATGGAgagaatttttccatttttatctcCAGTCAATGAAGGAATATCATACACGTGCACTTCGATTGCACAATCCTCCACAAACACCGGTTTGTTTATAGtttattattgtaaaatcaacagacacattgtagtcctaatgataatttctaataCTAAGTAAAAAATTTTGCTTGAATTGTTTTGCGTGGAAggttgaagtcaaatccagatGATACACGATAGAACGATCTTTGCAAGCCTATAAAGGCACCGTTTGTTCCATAGTTGGTGCGACATAGAGGAAAACGAAGGAAGGCGTTGTTACGGAGAGCACGAGGACGAACATTGATATTAACCTCACGAAGCAAAGCGGGGCAGTCAATCCTATCATTCAAAATATCAGCTATCATCAAAGCACGCGACAGCTCTCGTCGTACTTGTAGTGTGTCAAGATCAATCAAcaatccgcgactttcatagtTCGGCAGTTGATGTGGATCATTCCAAGGTAATCGTCGAAGAACAAAACGTACGAATCTACGTTGTATAGATTCTATTCTATGAGCTCCATGTGGGTAAAGAGGATTCCAGACTACTGAGCAATATTCTAAAGTAGAACGAACGAGTGTACAGTATAGAGTCTTCAGGCAATAAATATCATTGAAGAGCTTAGTCATTCTACATATGAATCCCTAACAGCGAGAAACTTTCGCAACAATGTAGTTAATGTGCTGTTTGAACGATAACTGCTCATCGAGAAACacaccaagatctttgacgCATGTGGATCTACTAATCATGAATCCTTCAAGATAATATTCGAATTTGAACGATAACTTTTCCTTTGTGAACGTAATGATAGAGCACTTTTCGGGATTCACTATCATATGATTGGTTTTGCACAAATTCGCAAAGATTTCCAATTGCCGTTGAAGGAATGCCGCATCTTCTGAGCTGCGAATGGTATGATAGATCTTGAGGTCATCAGCGAAAGAAACTCGTGGTTCATCCTGACAAAGATttacatcattgaagtacagtaagaaAATCAAAGGGCCAAGATGACTCCCCTGTGGAATTCCAGACGTTGCGACAAATTCTTCGGAAACACAATCATCAATTTCGATAGTAAGACGTCGATtgctgagatatgattgtatccatTGAATGACGTTTGCACCGAAGCCGAGTCGATTTAATTTTGCAATTGTGCTCTtatgattgattttatcgaaaGCGGAAGAGAGATCTGTATAGATAACGTCCGTCTGCAACCCGCCTGACATAGCGTTTGTTATGTAAGATGTAAAAGATACAAGGTTGGTAGCTGTTGAACGCTTCGGCATAAACCCGTGTTGAGTATCATCAATGTACTGCTTACAATGGTTGAAAATTTGAGTCAGAATtactttttcgaacaatttaggAATTGCGCTAAGAGAAGTGATACCGCGGTAGTTGTTCATATCACTTTTGTCGCCTTTCTTGTAAACATAAACGAAGCTTTCCATAAATCCGGAAAAACTGCTGTAGTTAATGAGGttctgaataaacgataaagtgGTGATACTTCACGTTTTCATACATTACATAGTGTTTGTTCTTGTTGTCAGCTCTGAATTTGATTGCCTCGCTCTCAATTGCGAATTGAATGTGTATTGCACTATTGCCTTTGTTCAGTTGTATTTCAGTAACTTTCTTTAGACCGCTGTGCATTGTCTTCTTAAGCAAAGTTTCTATTTCTGGTTTCGAAAGGCGAATGTGACACCGTTTAAAGTCAATAACGATTGACCTCAATCGCGAAATCACCGATTTGTTACTGTCAATTCGTTTTACTGTGCTATACTGTTCAGAACATCTTTTGTCCCTCCCATGACTAAACTCTTTTCTGCAAAATTTTACAATAAAGAAAATTTCCCAATAAAAACGAACATTACTTCACAGTagcattcaaataattatttcctCTTTTTTCCAGAATGAACGCCGACTACGTCGAACGTCAGGCCTTCTATCGCACCGGCTCGCAGCAAAACATCACATCCCGTCTTGGTCACAATCATAGAAGACCCCGCAGTCGCTCCCGCGGTTCCCGCCACCAGTTGCATCGTACAAATTCTTCCGGTGGACGATCCAGATCCCGGGGAAACCGAGACCGTTCGAATTCTCAGTCACGGTCGCGTCCCCATGCGTCCCGTTCACGGTCACGCATCACGGCTAATCGTGACAGATCACGCAGTGGCGGTGTGAATGGTTTCAATGGAAACGGTAACATCGGAAATCGGCTTGGAAGCGGCAGTGGTGGTGGTGGCGATGGCGGTGGCGCCGGCTACGGTGGTGGGTACCCACGCGGACGCTCCATGGTACGACGGGGCCGTGGAAATGGGTACATGTCGCGAACTAGTTCACGTTCAAATCAACGCTACGGAAGCGTTAACGGTCGACTTGGCTCGAACCGTACCAACCGACCGGCCATCAATGGATACCGCGGAAGTCGCGGTTGGTTCGGCAAACGAGGCCTTCGCCGTGGAGGAGGCGGCCCCCCTTATCAGAATGATAGGAACGGAGGAAGACCCGGACGAAACCCGCAGAGGTAATGATCCGTTGGTTACAACGAGAAAACTTAAAACAATTAGTTTCCTGGGAAACGGATTGATGTTGGACACATCCCAATATCTGTTGAGCCTTGGGTTGGACGCTCCGTAAAATGCCGTGCAGTGTGACGCGTATAAACAAAGGCGTATTTCTACTCACATCTAATTTCTTATAAAATCCCATTCTTAGAGgataacatgaaaaaaaatgaaagaggGAGTTAAAGAAGGAGGAGTGTTGAAAGGAAATCAATCAGAAGCAGGATCGAGCGTTCGGATTATTAGGTTCATCTAGTACAGATGCTGGTTGGTTAACCCGAAACACACATTATTTTCCAAATGAAGCATGCCATATGGATGCTAAGGACTCGTAGATCAAAAGTTGTTGGATTGCTGTAGTG
This genomic window contains:
- the LOC131427265 gene encoding keratin, type I cytoskeletal 9, whose product is MNTGSKIAFNSSTGVSLNDRFTVMSKVTPADKNYATFGRLNNGMSTGILRRKRSNSVDSLNTKGSLANRQLLRQLDRLHTGQNSAFRHKNRNIRSGRNRLNRSNFATRVNLRRAAGNTLSLVGGSLHLQRSNSLSDIATMNADYVERQAFYRTGSQQNITSRLGHNHRRPRSRSRGSRHQLHRTNSSGGRSRSRGNRDRSNSQSRSRPHASRSRSRITANRDRSRSGGVNGFNGNGNIGNRLGSGSGGGGDGGGAGYGGGYPRGRSMVRRGRGNGYMSRTSSRSNQRYGSVNGRLGSNRTNRPAINGYRGSRGWFGKRGLRRGGGGPPYQNDRNGGRPGRNPQRGGGYFGAMGGAPYRGRSRSRGRATSLNRARSGQRNGRNASEGRRSSAPSKSREDLDKELDQYMANTKSSLDKEMDEYMNGIHNNA